The sequence below is a genomic window from Myxococcus xanthus.
GTCCGTCGTCGCAACGGTGCCCGCCGAGCACGTCGAGCGCGAGTGGCAGACAAAGGTCGAGCCCCAGGTCGAAGCGATGAAAGAGCACGCGCAAGCCGCCCGCGCTTCCGACGTGCCCGCGAACTACGGCCCCCCCTGCGGCAAGTATGGCGGATGTCCGTTCATGGCGAAGTGCCTCACAGGAGAGAACAAGACGATGTCCCTGCGTGACAAGCTGCTCAACAAGGCTTCCGAATCCACTCCACTTACCGTTGCCGCGGTTGAGCGCGATGCCCCGGAGCCGCCCGCCGTTCTTCCCCCGGACGCGCCCACACCTACGCCTGTGCAGACGGCTCCGGAGGTCGCCCAGGCCACTGAGCAGCCCGCGCCGAAGCGTCGCGGTCGCCCTCGCAAGGCGGCCGAGTCCGAGCAGCCCACCGACGCGGCCCCGTCGCCTCCGAGCGCGCTTCGCGTGCTCTTCGTCGACTGCATCCCGACGACCATCGACGGACCGACGCCTGAGTCGCTTACGAGCTACGTCGACACCATGCATCGCAAGGTGGCCGAAGCGGGCGGCGTCGACGACGTGCGCTTCGCGGGCTCCGACTCGGCGCTCGGGTTCGGCAAGTGGCGCGGGGCGCTGGCCATGGCGGCGCGCGCCGAGCTGCCCGCCCCCGGCAGCTACGTCGCGCTCGGGGTCTCCCAGTCGGAGCTGATGCAGGTCATCGTCGAGGCGCTCGAACCGGCGTTCGACGTGGTCGTTCGAGGTCTTCGCTAGCTCCCCTGGCGCTATCGCAAGTAATGTTTCCCATGCCAATGCCTCAGGATTTCCCACCCAAGGCACGACACTCGCAATCCACTACTCATCCACACCAGTCTCAGAACTCATGCGCCGAGCAATCTCTTCGGCAACCAACGTCTGCAACTCCGCCTCAGACACACCCATCCTCCGTCGAAACTCAACAGACACCTCAGTGGCAAGCGCGTCTGCTTCACGCAGTTTTTCATGCACCACCCGCAGCTCATCAATCATCACACCAATGCCACGCGACGTCATAATCGACCAATCATGTCGCCTAAAAAACGCATGCGCCAAGTCATTCCGCATATGCAGATACTCACGCAGTTTCTCCGCAAGCTTCGGTGCTGGATCTGGCTGTTTATCAAGCGCCCCAACCAACTGCCCGAGAGTCCGACGTGAGAGTTGCTCGTCAAGTGCATCAAGCTCCTGCACAGTCACCTCATTCACCTGAAATCTCTTCAGTATGAGATGGAGCGTAACCAACTCAGCCTCTAAGAGTTGTGCTGCGTACATAGCGCCGCCATGCCAAGCAAACATCTCCTTCTTGAGTTCCGATACGTCCTCTGCGCTCTCCATATGACCTCCACAACCCAATAATACTGAAAACCCCCATCGATTCGACCAGGTCCTTCGACGTCGAAGTCGAGGGACCGGCATTCCATCCTAATCAACGCCGGTTCCTTTGAGTGTTTGGGACTCTTCGGGTTCGAGCCCAGAGAGCCGACCGTCTCATTCAAATCTTCCAATCCCAGGGCTGAATATTAAAGGAGACGAGAGTCCTCCAGTAAGCCCTGCGTACAGGCTCCCTACACAGTCGGCTTCTTAACGGGCAGTTACGGCTTGACCAGTCGGCTCTCGGGGGGGGGGGCTGTAACCAAACCACCTACCCAGGAAGCCCCAGCCATCATTCGAGCGATTGCAGTCGATCCAAGTATGCGTCTTCTCCACCGGCTCCACCCGGGCTCGGCGACTTTCGCCGAGCACCCAGCCACCGATGCGCCGACAGCTCTCGCGAAGCTCGCTGGCGACCGTTTGACTATCGCGAAGGGGCAGCCCGTGGGCTGGTCGCCAGACCTTGCACGGGTGCTCAGCCTTCCGCGCCGCGACCTCGCGAGCACATACGGCGATGCCGACTTCGTCGCGCTGGAAGCCGCGCTGCGCGCCCCTGCCGACACGCGTTGCACTTGCGGGACGCTTGGGAAGCGATGCCCGTCCGCGTTGCTCCCCATTCAGCGCCTCGCCCTCTTGGAAGCCGCGCGCACGGGTGGCGGGCTCTTTCCCATCGGCGTGGGGCACGGGAAGACGTTGGTCGACCTCCTGCTGCCGCTCGTCGTGCCCGGGTGCAAGGTCGCCGTCCTACTCCTGCCGTCCAACCTTCGAGCCCAGCTCATCGAGGTCGACTGGCACTTCTACGGCGGGCACTGGCGCTTGCCCAACCTCGCGGGCGGCAGGTGGTTCCGACCTGGCTTGCCCGTCCTCCACGTCATCACCTACGAGAAGTTTTCGACCCAGGAAGGCACTGACCTCCTGACGCGCATCCGGCCCGACCTCATCATCTGCGACGAAGCGCACAAGCTGAAGGACCGGAAGAGCGCCCGCACTGGCCGATTCCTTCGCTACCTGGAGCAGCACCCCGAAACGCGCCTCGTAGCTCAGTCGGGCACGCTGGCGACAAGAACGGTTAAGGACTACGCCCACCTCGCGGAGTACGCGCTGCGTGACGGCAGCCCGCTACCGTTGAAGCAGCACGTCGTCGAGGAATGGGCCTCGGCGCTCGACCCTGGGACTACCGTGGCCCCTCCGGGCACGCTTCTCCAGCTCGTTGACTCGGCACATCCGCTTGCCCCACTTGAAGGGGAGAACGAAACCGACCGTGAGCGCCGACGCGTGCGTGATGCCTATCGTCGGTGGCGCAACGCAACGCCGGGTGTCGTAGCCACGGACGAAAGCGCCGTCGGCATGTCGCTCGTCATTCGCACGCGCGACCCGGGCAAGGTCCCCGACGAACTGCTCGCCCACATTCAGACTGCGCTCGGCGGCCAGCGCCCCGACGGCGAAGAGTTCGTCGACGAGCTGCAACGCGTCGTCTGTGCGCGGCAGCTCGCGAGCGGCTTCTTCCACCGCTGGCGGTACCCCGACGTCCAGGGCGTTCCGCAGGACCCCGAGCTGATCGTTCGGTGGTTCGCGCGTCGGCAGGAGTTCAACCGGGAGCTACGCGAGCGCCTCAAGCGCCCCGCCGAGCATCTCGACTCCCCGGGGCTCCTGGTGCGCGCCGCGATTCGCGCTCACCAGTCCCCGCCCTACGACGGGGAACTGCCGACTTGGCGCGCGATGTCGTGGCCCTCGTGGGCGGAGATGCACAAGCACGTCGTCCACGTCACGGAAGCCGTGTGGCTCTCCGACTTCATTGTGCGTGACGCGGCGAAGTGGGCGCTACGCAAGGGGCAGCCGGGAATCGTCTGGGTTGAGTTCCCGGAGCTTGGCCAGCGCATCGCGAAGGCGGCGGGCGTGCCTTTCTACGGCGGCGGCCCGGAAGCGTCGGCGACCATCATCCGGGAGAGTGGGAAGCGGTCCATCGTCGCTTCACTTCGTGCCCACGGGACGGGCAAGAACCTGACGATGTTCTCGCGAATGCTGTTCGTGAATCCACCGGCCGACGGCGCTGCGTGGGAACAGGCAATCGGCCGGTGCCACCGACAGGGACAGCTCGCCGACGAAGTTGAGGTCGAGCTGTACCAGCATACCGACGAGCTAGTCGGAGCCTTCCAGAAGGCCCGCGATTTCGCCCGGTTCATCGAACAGACGGAGGGCACGCCGCAGAAGATATGTCTTGCAAGCTACGACAAAGGTGCCAGTTCTAGTCAGCAGTAGGATTTGGGATACAGGCTCCGTTAGTGCTGCTGGCGGCGCGTCGACAAGAATCCGCGCTGTAGTACCAACAATTGGTGCCGTAAGAAGTTTGTACGCAGAAGGGCGCCCCCCTCCGCGCAGCCCGATAGT
It includes:
- a CDS encoding PD-(D/E)XK nuclease family protein, which produces MTPSVDLPKHGPSVIAGVIQRLSVSQLKRHKLCPRAWFFQKVMRVPEPSTGAQQVGTEGHAQLEHFLVTGEDVLGTFARAGAHLLPTPGPDLLVEQPLNGEPPLMAGGIPFTGFIDLVDARRLASDGALRITDHKFTSNVATNAASAEQLADADTEPGLQMVGYGAWALSQVERFPGLRTLELEHLYYQTRGQRLAASVVATVPAEHVEREWQTKVEPQVEAMKEHAQAARASDVPANYGPPCGKYGGCPFMAKCLTGENKTMSLRDKLLNKASESTPLTVAAVERDAPEPPAVLPPDAPTPTPVQTAPEVAQATEQPAPKRRGRPRKAAESEQPTDAAPSPPSALRVLFVDCIPTTIDGPTPESLTSYVDTMHRKVAEAGGVDDVRFAGSDSALGFGKWRGALAMAARAELPAPGSYVALGVSQSELMQVIVEALEPAFDVVVRGLR
- a CDS encoding helicase, with protein sequence MEAARTGGGLFPIGVGHGKTLVDLLLPLVVPGCKVAVLLLPSNLRAQLIEVDWHFYGGHWRLPNLAGGRWFRPGLPVLHVITYEKFSTQEGTDLLTRIRPDLIICDEAHKLKDRKSARTGRFLRYLEQHPETRLVAQSGTLATRTVKDYAHLAEYALRDGSPLPLKQHVVEEWASALDPGTTVAPPGTLLQLVDSAHPLAPLEGENETDRERRRVRDAYRRWRNATPGVVATDESAVGMSLVIRTRDPGKVPDELLAHIQTALGGQRPDGEEFVDELQRVVCARQLASGFFHRWRYPDVQGVPQDPELIVRWFARRQEFNRELRERLKRPAEHLDSPGLLVRAAIRAHQSPPYDGELPTWRAMSWPSWAEMHKHVVHVTEAVWLSDFIVRDAAKWALRKGQPGIVWVEFPELGQRIAKAAGVPFYGGGPEASATIIRESGKRSIVASLRAHGTGKNLTMFSRMLFVNPPADGAAWEQAIGRCHRQGQLADEVEVELYQHTDELVGAFQKARDFARFIEQTEGTPQKICLASYDKGASSSQQ